A DNA window from Bdellovibrio sp. BCCA contains the following coding sequences:
- the infB gene encoding translation initiation factor IF-2 produces MSNPKVFEFAKEIGMTPLALMDKIREWNLPVKSHMAELDPTVLEQIKIKLSGGDKPAEEAKPKKAATRKAAPKKAVAAAETETAAPAAAKSSVIRRKKDEAPVEAPKAKVIAKPEAEEAEEAAPTKTTRVVVKKTSAAKETEEAHAAPAASAVEEKIVAKEEAAPVETKSEPVVAKAAPTPAAEPAPVAAPAAQARKKEVVVGTSGIASSSTPATTTAKRNIIGRMDLSRVQPQTPQRGERPQGGYQPRSGGPGGDRGERGGPGGGFQPRPGGFNRPAGGAPTRNIRTGFVAAAQPPEPMPDSDFRRDFDKRKKIGAGPAAAAGATREREKEKEEEVASFNAVEFRKREMVFQPKKKKGMLDREAMKTQITTAAAHKRVVKVNNTMKLSDLAMEMGLKAPQLVKVLMTNGVMANMNTDLDFDTIALIVPEFGWEAQNVFKTAEDVAQETAFGELDAEKVTRPPVVTIMGHVDHGKTSLLDAIRNADVAAGEAGGITQHIGAYSVKIEDGSLITFLDTPGHEAFTAMRTRGANATDIAVIVVAADDGMMPQTQESISHAKAAGVPIIVAVNKMDKPGANPERIKQQLTELEIVPEEWGGNTIFVEVSALKKTGLKELLEQIKLLAEVGELKANPKRSGTGLVIEAKMEKGKGPVATLLVKDGTVEVGQYIVAGTMKGRVRSLMNDKGERIQSVGPGLPAEVLGLDGVPAAGDQFDIVKDERTAEEMSTLRKNKALAAASAPAQKLSLDEIFAKVKTGDVKELAIILKADVHGSLEAINGMLSKLSTPEVKARVIHAAVGGITENDVTLANTSKGIVLGFNVRPDLGAQAKAKQLGVDIRTYSIVYELIDQMKAAMAGLLSPDVVEEVMGRAEVRNTFNVPKVGVIAGCFVIDGKVQRNNMIRLLRENKIVYEGKISSLKRFKDDAKEVAQGYECGIGIENYNDVKVGDMMEAYVKKEVARELSSGTH; encoded by the coding sequence GTGAGTAATCCAAAGGTTTTTGAATTTGCAAAAGAGATCGGGATGACCCCGCTGGCCCTCATGGATAAAATCCGTGAGTGGAATTTGCCTGTGAAAAGTCACATGGCGGAGCTGGATCCGACAGTTCTAGAGCAAATTAAAATTAAACTCTCTGGCGGCGATAAGCCTGCTGAAGAGGCTAAACCGAAAAAAGCAGCAACCCGTAAGGCAGCTCCGAAGAAAGCCGTAGCAGCGGCAGAGACTGAAACTGCAGCTCCTGCAGCCGCGAAGTCTTCTGTGATTCGTCGTAAAAAAGACGAAGCTCCTGTTGAAGCTCCGAAGGCGAAAGTCATAGCTAAACCTGAAGCTGAAGAAGCGGAAGAGGCAGCTCCGACAAAAACAACTCGTGTGGTTGTGAAGAAAACTTCAGCCGCGAAAGAAACCGAAGAAGCTCACGCAGCTCCGGCGGCTTCCGCTGTTGAAGAAAAAATTGTCGCAAAAGAAGAAGCGGCTCCGGTAGAAACAAAATCTGAACCGGTGGTTGCAAAAGCAGCTCCGACTCCGGCGGCTGAACCAGCGCCTGTGGCGGCTCCTGCAGCACAAGCTCGTAAGAAGGAAGTGGTTGTGGGAACAAGCGGTATTGCAAGTTCATCTACTCCGGCGACAACAACGGCAAAAAGAAATATCATCGGTCGTATGGATCTTTCCCGTGTCCAGCCGCAAACTCCGCAACGCGGTGAACGCCCTCAAGGCGGTTATCAGCCAAGATCTGGTGGGCCTGGTGGCGATCGCGGTGAACGTGGCGGGCCTGGCGGTGGTTTCCAACCTCGTCCTGGTGGATTCAATAGACCAGCAGGTGGTGCACCGACTCGCAACATCCGTACAGGATTCGTAGCGGCGGCTCAGCCTCCTGAACCAATGCCAGACAGTGATTTTAGAAGAGATTTTGATAAGCGCAAAAAAATCGGTGCGGGCCCAGCGGCAGCTGCGGGTGCGACTCGTGAGCGCGAAAAAGAAAAAGAAGAAGAAGTAGCAAGCTTCAATGCGGTTGAATTCCGTAAGCGCGAAATGGTCTTCCAGCCTAAAAAGAAAAAAGGCATGTTGGATCGTGAAGCAATGAAGACGCAAATCACAACGGCAGCAGCTCATAAACGCGTTGTTAAAGTAAACAACACGATGAAGCTTTCTGACTTGGCGATGGAAATGGGCTTGAAAGCTCCACAACTCGTAAAAGTTTTGATGACCAACGGTGTGATGGCCAACATGAACACGGATCTTGATTTCGATACGATCGCTTTGATCGTGCCGGAGTTCGGTTGGGAAGCACAAAACGTCTTCAAAACAGCGGAAGATGTGGCGCAAGAAACAGCATTCGGTGAATTGGATGCTGAAAAAGTCACTCGTCCACCTGTTGTGACAATCATGGGTCACGTCGACCACGGTAAAACATCTTTGCTAGATGCGATCCGTAATGCTGACGTTGCTGCGGGCGAAGCCGGCGGCATCACTCAGCACATTGGTGCGTACTCTGTAAAAATTGAAGACGGTTCTTTGATCACATTCTTGGATACTCCGGGCCACGAAGCCTTCACGGCTATGCGTACGCGCGGTGCGAATGCGACAGATATCGCTGTCATCGTCGTTGCGGCGGATGACGGTATGATGCCGCAAACTCAAGAATCTATCAGCCACGCGAAAGCGGCGGGAGTTCCAATTATCGTTGCTGTGAACAAAATGGATAAGCCGGGTGCAAACCCAGAGCGTATCAAGCAACAATTAACAGAGCTTGAAATCGTTCCTGAAGAATGGGGCGGTAACACGATCTTTGTTGAAGTTTCCGCTTTGAAGAAAACAGGTTTGAAAGAGCTTCTTGAGCAAATCAAACTGTTGGCTGAAGTCGGTGAATTGAAAGCCAATCCAAAACGCTCCGGCACAGGTCTTGTGATCGAAGCGAAAATGGAAAAAGGCAAAGGCCCTGTGGCAACTCTTCTAGTTAAAGACGGAACAGTTGAAGTGGGTCAGTACATCGTTGCCGGCACTATGAAGGGCCGTGTTCGTTCGTTGATGAACGACAAAGGCGAAAGAATTCAATCTGTCGGTCCGGGTCTTCCGGCCGAAGTTTTGGGTCTTGATGGTGTTCCAGCGGCGGGTGACCAGTTCGACATCGTTAAAGATGAAAGAACTGCTGAAGAAATGTCGACTCTTCGTAAGAACAAAGCTTTGGCTGCAGCATCAGCTCCGGCACAAAAACTTTCTTTGGATGAGATCTTCGCGAAAGTTAAAACGGGCGATGTGAAGGAGCTTGCAATCATCTTGAAGGCCGACGTTCACGGTTCTCTTGAAGCGATCAACGGCATGCTTTCGAAGCTTTCAACTCCAGAAGTGAAAGCGCGTGTGATCCACGCCGCTGTCGGAGGTATCACGGAGAATGACGTGACCTTGGCAAACACTTCTAAAGGTATCGTTTTGGGCTTCAACGTACGTCCAGACCTGGGCGCACAAGCTAAAGCGAAACAATTGGGCGTCGACATCAGAACATACTCTATCGTTTACGAATTGATCGATCAGATGAAAGCTGCGATGGCGGGTCTTCTTTCTCCAGATGTGGTGGAAGAAGTCATGGGTCGCGCAGAAGTGCGTAACACATTCAACGTACCTAAGGTCGGCGTTATCGCTGGTTGCTTCGTAATTGATGGTAAAGTTCAACGTAACAACATGATCCGTTTGCTTCGTGAAAATAAAATCGTTTACGAAGGAAAGATCTCTTCACTTAAACGCTTCAAAGATGACGCGAAAGAAGTGGCGCAAGGTTACGAATGCGGTATCGGTATCGAAAACTATAACGACGTTAAAGTGGGCGATATGATGGAAGCATACGTGAAAAAAGAAGTTGCACGTGAACTAAGCTCGGGGACTCACTAA
- the rbfA gene encoding 30S ribosome-binding factor RbfA: MKNMGDGRRVARVEREIQATIAQFLIRGFKTPLPGLVTVSQVKMPADLRAAKVYISVLGSDAQQEEALELLQERAFEIQNFIGKELKMRYCPKLTFYPDHTTEQVLKVERILHELEEERKATGKTEESDDE, from the coding sequence ATGAAGAACATGGGTGATGGGCGCAGAGTCGCTCGCGTAGAAAGAGAAATTCAAGCTACCATCGCTCAGTTTTTGATCCGTGGTTTTAAAACTCCTTTGCCAGGTCTTGTGACCGTGTCTCAGGTGAAAATGCCGGCGGATCTTCGTGCCGCGAAAGTTTATATCAGTGTTTTAGGTTCTGACGCCCAACAAGAAGAGGCGTTGGAGCTTTTGCAAGAACGAGCTTTTGAGATTCAAAACTTCATCGGTAAAGAACTCAAAATGCGCTATTGTCCGAAGCTCACTTTCTATCCTGATCACACAACAGAACAGGTTTTGAAAGTGGAACGCATTCTTCATGAACTTGAAGAAGAAAGAAAAGCGACGGGCAAAACAGAAGAGTCTGATGACGAATAA
- the truB gene encoding tRNA pseudouridine(55) synthase TruB, which yields MTNNTKQFNGLLLVDKPPGISSHDVVARLRRILGTKAVGHSGTLDPMASGLMACLINEGTKLSQYILEGDKGYRVRAQFGVRTDTLDTTGTVLETQPVDLTRERILAEAAKLQGEMELEVPIYSAIKVQGKKLYEYAREEEQVVIPKKIMKFWDVTPVDIGSDWAEFDIKCTKGSYIRTWVDLLGKALGCGAAMSALRRTWSAPYLLPQAQTLEAIEASVKQGLWGAAFVPMELALPQVKRIRIKGQDRVLLGNGQISHDLRTQLITAFKPSEDQYVQIIGQDDGQMLALIGLEPGKGFVLRRVFKY from the coding sequence ATGACGAATAATACAAAACAATTTAATGGTCTTTTGTTGGTTGATAAACCACCAGGGATTTCCAGTCATGATGTCGTGGCGAGGCTTCGCCGTATTCTTGGAACAAAGGCTGTCGGCCATTCGGGAACTCTCGACCCTATGGCGTCGGGGCTTATGGCGTGTCTTATTAACGAAGGCACGAAACTCAGTCAGTATATTTTAGAAGGTGATAAGGGGTATCGCGTGCGTGCGCAGTTTGGTGTTCGCACGGATACTTTGGATACCACCGGGACTGTTTTAGAAACACAGCCTGTAGATTTGACCCGGGAACGCATCTTGGCAGAGGCTGCAAAGCTTCAAGGCGAGATGGAACTTGAAGTGCCTATTTATTCAGCGATCAAGGTTCAAGGGAAAAAGCTCTACGAATACGCCCGTGAAGAAGAGCAGGTCGTGATTCCGAAAAAGATCATGAAGTTCTGGGACGTGACTCCTGTCGATATCGGTTCTGATTGGGCTGAGTTTGATATCAAATGCACCAAGGGCAGCTACATCCGCACATGGGTCGATCTTTTAGGGAAGGCTTTGGGGTGTGGGGCTGCGATGAGTGCTTTGCGCCGAACGTGGTCCGCTCCCTATTTGCTTCCCCAGGCGCAGACGTTGGAAGCTATTGAGGCCTCGGTGAAACAGGGTTTGTGGGGAGCCGCTTTTGTCCCCATGGAATTGGCGTTACCTCAGGTTAAAAGAATCCGTATTAAAGGGCAGGACAGGGTGCTTTTAGGGAATGGGCAGATCAGCCATGACCTGAGAACTCAACTGATTACCGCTTTTAAGCCTTCTGAGGACCAATACGTCCAAATTATCGGTCAAGATGACGGGCAAATGCTCGCTTTAATTGGCTTAGAGCCTGGAAAAGGCTTTGTCCTCCGCCGAGTCTTTAAATATTGA
- the rpsO gene encoding 30S ribosomal protein S15 has protein sequence MAVTKENKSQIVKKFKTADLDTGSPEVQVALLTAKINDLTAHFSTHKKDHHGRRGLVTMVNKRRKLLDYLHRKDGTRYQALIKALDIRK, from the coding sequence ATGGCAGTCACTAAAGAGAACAAATCACAAATCGTAAAAAAATTCAAAACAGCAGACCTTGATACTGGATCTCCAGAAGTTCAAGTGGCGCTTTTGACTGCGAAAATCAACGATTTGACAGCTCACTTCTCTACTCACAAGAAAGATCATCACGGTCGCCGTGGTCTTGTGACTATGGTTAATAAAAGAAGAAAACTTTTGGATTACCTACACCGCAAAGACGGTACTCGTTACCAAGCGCTTATCAAAGCTCTTGATATCCGTAAGTAA
- the pnp gene encoding polyribonucleotide nucleotidyltransferase, protein MKTTVTTSVGGKQITIETGRLAKQADGSALVTCGNNMVLVTAVSSKKASELDFFPLTVEYIEKFYATGKIPGGYFKREGKPTTDAVLTARLIDRPIRPSFPEGYRHETQVVATVLSADGAFPLEILSSLGASAALHVSDIPFNGPTAAIQVARVDGQFVANPTPQQLEKSDMDMIVAGTRNGLLMVEGETKFISEADCLAALKFGHQSMMPLLNAQDELREKMGSKAKRAFTAPVIDADFKGQAESLLKSKIAAALSIKVKQDRYAAVAAAHAEAEATLLASITDKDLAKQRKKELATIVEEIKYHEARSMILDKKVRIDGRDVKTVRPIANEVGLLPRAHGSGLFTRGETQCLGTVTLGTGDDEQMVDALLGTQKRKFMLHYNFPPYSVGEVGRFGGQGRREIGHGNLAERALKAVLPDHEKFPYTIRIVSEVLESNGSSSMGSVCAGTMAMLDAGVPIKGNVAGVAMGLIKEGDRVAVLTDILGDEDHLGDMDFKVAGTPQGITALQMDIKIDSVSFDVMDQALAQAKEGRAHILNEMEKVIKVARGQISEFAPRIETIKIKPDKIREVIGSGGKVIRGITEATGVKIEIEDDGTIHIASADPEATKKAIGMINDIVAEAEVGKTYKGRIVKIAEFGAFVEILPNTQGLLHISEIANERVRAVTDVLKEGEIIDVKVLEVDRAGRIKLSRKALLQ, encoded by the coding sequence ATGAAAACGACTGTCACTACTTCGGTGGGCGGAAAACAGATCACCATCGAAACAGGCCGTTTGGCAAAGCAAGCGGATGGTTCCGCTCTTGTCACTTGTGGTAACAACATGGTTCTTGTTACTGCGGTTTCTTCCAAAAAAGCCTCTGAGCTTGATTTCTTCCCTCTCACAGTTGAGTACATCGAAAAATTCTATGCGACTGGTAAAATTCCAGGCGGGTACTTCAAACGTGAAGGTAAGCCGACAACGGACGCTGTTTTGACAGCGCGTTTGATCGACAGACCTATTCGTCCTTCTTTCCCAGAAGGCTACCGTCATGAAACACAAGTTGTAGCGACGGTTCTCTCTGCAGACGGTGCATTCCCTCTTGAGATTCTTTCAAGCTTGGGTGCTTCTGCAGCTCTTCACGTTTCTGATATTCCATTCAATGGCCCAACAGCAGCTATTCAAGTAGCTCGCGTTGACGGTCAATTCGTTGCCAACCCAACTCCACAACAGTTGGAAAAATCTGACATGGACATGATCGTTGCGGGAACTCGCAATGGTTTGTTGATGGTGGAAGGCGAAACGAAATTCATCTCTGAAGCAGATTGTTTGGCGGCTTTGAAATTTGGTCACCAATCCATGATGCCTCTTTTGAATGCGCAAGACGAACTTCGCGAAAAAATGGGTTCGAAAGCAAAACGTGCGTTCACAGCTCCAGTGATTGATGCTGACTTCAAAGGCCAAGCAGAGTCTTTGTTGAAATCTAAAATCGCCGCAGCTCTTTCTATCAAAGTAAAACAAGATCGTTATGCAGCCGTAGCCGCAGCTCACGCCGAAGCGGAAGCGACTTTGTTGGCGTCTATCACTGACAAAGATTTGGCAAAACAACGTAAAAAAGAATTGGCGACTATCGTGGAAGAAATTAAATACCACGAAGCTCGTTCTATGATCTTGGATAAAAAAGTTCGTATCGATGGCCGTGATGTGAAAACAGTACGTCCTATCGCTAACGAAGTGGGCTTGTTGCCTCGTGCGCACGGTTCTGGTTTGTTCACTCGTGGTGAAACTCAATGTTTGGGCACAGTGACTTTGGGAACTGGTGACGATGAGCAAATGGTGGATGCGCTTTTGGGAACTCAAAAACGCAAATTTATGCTTCATTACAACTTCCCTCCATACTCAGTTGGTGAAGTGGGGCGTTTCGGCGGTCAAGGTCGTCGTGAAATCGGTCACGGTAACTTGGCAGAGCGTGCTTTGAAAGCGGTTCTTCCTGATCACGAGAAATTCCCTTACACAATCCGTATCGTGTCTGAAGTTCTTGAGTCGAATGGTTCTTCTTCAATGGGATCTGTTTGTGCGGGAACGATGGCGATGCTTGATGCCGGTGTACCTATCAAAGGAAACGTTGCCGGTGTGGCAATGGGTCTTATTAAAGAGGGCGACCGCGTAGCTGTATTGACTGACATCTTGGGTGACGAAGATCACTTGGGTGACATGGACTTTAAAGTTGCGGGTACTCCACAAGGTATCACAGCTCTTCAAATGGATATCAAAATCGACTCTGTTTCTTTCGATGTGATGGATCAAGCTTTGGCGCAAGCTAAAGAAGGTCGCGCGCACATCTTGAATGAGATGGAAAAAGTGATCAAAGTAGCTCGTGGTCAAATCTCTGAATTTGCTCCTCGTATCGAAACGATCAAAATTAAACCAGATAAGATCCGCGAAGTGATCGGTTCTGGTGGTAAAGTGATCCGTGGTATCACTGAAGCGACTGGCGTTAAGATCGAGATCGAAGACGACGGTACAATCCACATCGCGTCGGCTGATCCTGAAGCAACTAAAAAAGCTATCGGCATGATCAACGACATCGTTGCAGAAGCGGAAGTGGGTAAGACATATAAAGGCCGTATCGTGAAAATCGCGGAATTCGGTGCTTTCGTTGAAATCTTGCCAAACACACAAGGTCTTTTGCACATCTCTGAAATCGCTAACGAAAGAGTGCGCGCAGTAACTGACGTACTTAAAGAAGGCGAAATCATCGACGTGAAAGTTCTTGAAGTAGACCGCGCAGGTCGTATCAAGCTTTCTCGTAAGGCGCTTCTGCAATAA
- a CDS encoding M16 family metallopeptidase has protein sequence MNTKFKKSELSNGIRVVSELHPGSRAVSISVWVLTGTRDETPEVAGISHLLEHLVFKGTKTRSAYQIAKSLEALGGDLNAYTTREYTCYHAMVLKDHWEKALDVLSDLISNMHLTKKEFGLEKGVILQEIAMSEDSHEELIYDIFYDVVYGKHPLGRPILGTPKSIALMKQKQVMDYYKKTYTGKNIIVSAAGCLDHDELMAGITKRLGPKKTTTLKSKRSVPRWLKRRHVVEKQAEQVHMLMGFPTASFKDKHRFEAVITNTLLGGGMTSKLYQSVREKRGLVYTIHSSLNTHMDSGMLTIYAGTEVKNARKVGDLISKEMQKIRKQGVSKHDVEMFKTQVIGSILLGSDDIENRMTSLAVNEIVFGQYRSVDSVIEEIKKVSVDSVNHYIRQELDLSQASGVLLGPGVTELKTWWEDLEL, from the coding sequence ATGAATACTAAGTTCAAAAAATCTGAACTTTCTAACGGGATCCGCGTGGTGAGTGAACTTCATCCAGGGTCCCGTGCCGTTTCTATCAGTGTCTGGGTTTTAACCGGAACTCGTGATGAAACTCCTGAGGTGGCGGGGATCTCGCACCTTCTTGAGCACCTTGTTTTCAAAGGCACAAAAACTCGTTCGGCGTATCAAATTGCCAAGTCTTTGGAAGCTTTGGGCGGGGATCTTAACGCCTACACCACTCGTGAATACACTTGTTATCACGCCATGGTTTTGAAGGATCATTGGGAGAAAGCTCTCGATGTTCTTTCAGATCTCATTTCAAACATGCATCTCACAAAAAAAGAATTCGGTCTTGAAAAAGGCGTGATTCTGCAAGAAATCGCGATGTCTGAAGACAGCCATGAAGAGCTTATCTATGACATCTTCTATGATGTTGTTTATGGAAAGCATCCGCTCGGCCGTCCTATTTTAGGAACTCCAAAGTCCATCGCCTTGATGAAGCAAAAACAAGTGATGGATTATTATAAAAAAACTTACACCGGAAAAAACATCATCGTCAGTGCGGCAGGTTGCCTGGATCATGACGAATTGATGGCGGGAATTACGAAGCGTTTGGGACCTAAAAAGACCACGACGCTGAAGAGTAAGCGCTCCGTGCCTCGTTGGTTGAAGCGTCGTCATGTTGTGGAGAAACAAGCAGAGCAAGTGCACATGCTTATGGGATTCCCGACGGCCAGCTTTAAAGACAAACATCGTTTTGAAGCTGTGATCACGAACACTTTGTTGGGCGGGGGAATGACTTCCAAACTTTACCAAAGTGTGCGCGAAAAAAGAGGCCTCGTTTACACGATTCATTCTAGTCTGAATACGCACATGGATTCCGGAATGCTCACGATCTATGCGGGAACGGAAGTTAAAAACGCTCGCAAAGTCGGCGATTTGATTTCTAAAGAAATGCAGAAGATCCGTAAGCAGGGCGTATCGAAACACGATGTGGAAATGTTTAAGACGCAAGTCATTGGAAGCATCTTGCTAGGCTCGGATGATATTGAAAATCGCATGACATCTTTGGCAGTCAATGAGATCGTCTTTGGCCAATATCGTTCGGTGGATTCTGTGATCGAAGAAATTAAAAAAGTTTCTGTCGATTCCGTGAACCACTACATCCGTCAAGAATTGGATCTGTCGCAAGCTTCGGGCGTCTTGTTAGGCCCGGGCGTGACGGAACTTAAAACTTGGTGGGAAGATTTAGAGCTATAA
- the dut gene encoding dUTP diphosphatase, protein MQKIAVKVKKLENFHGELPQYQSLGASGFDVRAQLAGPVVLNPGERALIPTGLSFEIPLGYEIQARPRSGFAAKNGVTVLNTPGTIDADYRGEVKIIIINLGNETVTIEDQERCAQLVIAPVLQAHFQLVDELGSTERGAGGFGSTGRA, encoded by the coding sequence ATGCAAAAGATCGCAGTGAAAGTTAAGAAACTTGAAAATTTCCACGGTGAACTTCCTCAATATCAATCTTTGGGTGCGAGTGGCTTTGACGTTCGCGCGCAACTTGCAGGGCCTGTTGTTTTAAATCCTGGTGAAAGAGCGTTGATTCCAACGGGTTTGTCTTTTGAGATTCCACTGGGATACGAAATTCAAGCGCGTCCGCGCAGTGGTTTTGCAGCGAAAAATGGTGTGACGGTTTTGAATACTCCGGGCACGATCGACGCTGATTATCGCGGTGAAGTTAAAATCATCATCATCAATTTGGGTAACGAAACTGTGACAATCGAAGATCAGGAGCGTTGTGCTCAGCTGGTGATTGCTCCGGTTCTCCAAGCGCACTTTCAACTGGTTGACGAGCTGGGTTCCACAGAGCGCGGTGCTGGTGGTTTTGGTTCCACAGGTCGTGCTTAG
- a CDS encoding YIP1 family protein — protein MSDYRDVTPQNQPHFETAKEVVRYIINYLRHPVEKIKTLPDWNWPVLIITLVVLSMASGILTGLVPPNFFRIMGGFIISPIVGVVTTFIGSLFIYYYFQVYEKRTCSLRKIFTLVLFANIPFFVFQVGSEMIPPITLVGFAFTALLMAVGLTENFQMEKRRSIRLVTILFAIVFILWLWNRIDISRLERLG, from the coding sequence ATGAGCGACTACAGAGACGTGACACCCCAGAATCAGCCCCACTTTGAAACGGCCAAAGAGGTCGTTCGTTACATTATCAACTACCTTCGCCATCCGGTTGAAAAAATCAAGACATTGCCTGACTGGAATTGGCCGGTGCTGATTATCACGCTGGTTGTTCTTTCGATGGCTTCAGGTATTTTAACAGGGCTTGTTCCTCCGAACTTTTTCAGAATCATGGGCGGCTTTATCATCTCGCCTATTGTTGGAGTGGTGACAACATTCATCGGCTCTTTGTTCATATATTACTATTTTCAAGTGTACGAAAAAAGAACATGCTCTCTTCGCAAGATCTTTACTTTGGTTCTTTTCGCCAACATTCCGTTTTTTGTATTTCAAGTAGGTTCAGAAATGATTCCGCCAATCACTTTGGTGGGCTTCGCATTCACCGCCCTTTTGATGGCGGTGGGTTTAACTGAAAATTTCCAAATGGAAAAACGCAGATCCATTCGTCTCGTCACGATCCTTTTTGCGATCGTATTTATCTTGTGGTTGTGGAATCGTATCGATATCTCTCGCCTGGAAAGACTCGGATAA
- a CDS encoding polyprenol monophosphomannose synthase produces MKTLIVIPTYNEKENIQAIVPAVLAQNLGVDILVVDDNSPDGTGAIVREMQKNIPQLHLLSRPGKQGLGKAYIAGFRWGMDHGYEAITEMDADFSHRPEDLGPLLKKLETHDFAVGSRYVEGGRTVNWGIMRKIISRGGGIYARLILGFPLNDWTGGFNAWKKEVLQGIDLSTVESNGYSFQIELKYKAMKKGFKGAESPIVFEDRRVGQSKMSLKIVIEAFYRVWLMRFR; encoded by the coding sequence ATGAAAACACTCATCGTGATTCCGACGTACAATGAAAAAGAAAATATTCAGGCGATCGTGCCTGCCGTTTTAGCTCAAAACTTGGGCGTTGATATTCTGGTTGTTGACGACAACTCTCCAGATGGAACGGGTGCCATTGTTCGTGAAATGCAAAAAAACATTCCTCAGCTTCATCTTCTTTCTCGTCCCGGCAAACAAGGTTTGGGAAAAGCTTATATCGCGGGCTTTCGTTGGGGCATGGATCATGGTTACGAAGCCATTACTGAGATGGATGCGGATTTTTCTCATCGTCCTGAGGACCTGGGGCCATTGCTTAAAAAGTTAGAAACCCACGACTTTGCAGTAGGTTCTCGTTATGTCGAGGGCGGGCGCACGGTCAACTGGGGCATTATGCGTAAGATTATCTCCCGCGGTGGCGGTATTTATGCGCGTTTGATTTTAGGTTTTCCTTTGAACGATTGGACGGGGGGATTTAATGCGTGGAAGAAAGAAGTTCTTCAAGGCATTGATCTTTCCACTGTCGAGTCCAACGGTTACAGCTTTCAAATTGAACTGAAATACAAAGCCATGAAAAAGGGTTTCAAGGGTGCGGAGTCACCGATTGTTTTTGAAGATCGTCGCGTCGGTCAAAGCAAGATGTCATTGAAGATTGTCATTGAGGCCTTCTATCGTGTTTGGCTCATGCGTTTCCGTTAA
- a CDS encoding SH3 domain-containing protein, with translation MFGSCVSVKGLALLFITFLFPVLSWAAAQQATVITDGALIYQDADFDAPVIQTLKRGSVYSISTGKKGPFYKIRLKPGTVGWIADTDLKMGVVKLAPPPEEKKLFDKKEERKKPFFATRYRGPALDFINFTEDTLGQERSTFLPFYGVKFNGFNTIISGEIYTEGNIMFHVGAPSYYTDVTKKSADGFIFISNFLLQTVSPLSKSNLFYYGFGPMFKYSHFTLEVPNGTKTLSYSADDMNLGAVFNVGMAFRLGSLSLRTDAKYYWERVKYYGFGLNLGWEF, from the coding sequence GTGTTTGGCTCATGCGTTTCCGTTAAGGGTTTGGCCCTTCTTTTTATTACTTTCCTTTTTCCAGTGTTGTCGTGGGCGGCAGCTCAACAGGCGACTGTTATTACTGATGGCGCTTTGATTTATCAAGACGCGGACTTTGATGCTCCCGTGATTCAGACTTTGAAACGTGGAAGTGTTTACAGCATTTCTACCGGGAAAAAGGGACCTTTCTATAAAATTCGTCTGAAGCCCGGGACGGTGGGCTGGATTGCCGACACCGATTTGAAAATGGGTGTCGTGAAGCTCGCGCCTCCTCCTGAAGAGAAAAAACTTTTTGATAAGAAAGAAGAGCGTAAAAAACCGTTCTTTGCCACTCGCTATCGCGGGCCAGCTTTGGATTTTATCAATTTTACGGAAGACACCTTAGGGCAGGAGCGTTCGACGTTTCTGCCTTTTTACGGCGTGAAATTCAATGGTTTTAATACGATCATCAGTGGGGAGATCTATACCGAGGGCAACATCATGTTCCACGTCGGCGCTCCTAGTTACTACACGGACGTCACGAAAAAAAGTGCCGACGGTTTTATTTTTATCTCGAATTTTCTTTTGCAAACGGTCAGTCCTCTAAGCAAATCAAATTTGTTTTATTACGGATTCGGTCCCATGTTTAAGTATTCGCACTTCACTTTGGAAGTTCCTAACGGCACAAAGACATTAAGTTACTCTGCGGATGATATGAATCTGGGCGCGGTTTTTAATGTCGGTATGGCTTTCCGCTTAGGCAGTCTTTCTTTGCGCACAGACGCGAAATACTATTGGGAGCGAGTAAAGTACTACGGTTTCGGCCTGAATCTGGGTTGGGAATTCTAA
- a CDS encoding BrnT family toxin, with the protein MRFIWDENKNIENQIKHGISFEEAISVFDSDFSMSYDAAHSTLDEDRYITKGMIDHHGIILVVHTEPEENVYRIISARKHG; encoded by the coding sequence ATGAGATTCATTTGGGACGAAAACAAGAATATTGAGAATCAAATCAAGCACGGAATTAGTTTTGAAGAGGCTATCAGTGTTTTTGATAGCGACTTTTCGATGTCATACGATGCAGCTCATTCTACTCTTGATGAAGATCGCTATATAACGAAGGGAATGATTGACCATCACGGTATTATTCTGGTTGTTCACACTGAGCCGGAAGAAAACGTTTACAGAATTATTTCGGCTCGTAAACATGGGTGA